The region CCCGCCCCGGGCCTAGGGTCCGCCAACCCCGTCGATCATGGAGTTGTGGTGGGAGGAAAATCCTGCTTCACCCCTTTTGGGGGGCACCACAAGTCCATGATCGACGCGGCCATCGGGGTCGACGTCGACGGTCAGCCGGCGGTGGCGGTGGCCAGCTTGAGGCTGAAGGCCAGGAAGAGGGCGGCCACCGCGGTGGTGCCGCCGGCAGCCAGGCGGCGGCGTTGGCGGAACTGGGCGGCCAGGAAGGTGCCCGCGAAGATCAACGCGGTCAGGTAGAGCGCGCTGGTCACCTGCGCGATCAGCCCGAGGAGCAGGAACGACAGCGCCGGCCAGGCGTACCCGGGGTCGACGAACTGGATGAAGAACGAGATGAAGAACAGGATCGCCTTCGGATTCAGCAGGCTGATCACCAGCGCCTTGCGGAACGGGCTGCGCATCGCCGCCGGCTCCGCGGCGTCGATGAGCCGCGGCGTGCTCGGGTCGTTG is a window of Micromonospora sp. WMMD961 DNA encoding:
- the leuE gene encoding leucine efflux protein LeuE, which encodes MMAGVLGITDIWTYVLGTVAIILLPGPNSLFVLSTSAKRGVAVGYRAAGGVFVGDGVLMVLSAAGVASLLKAYPPLFLVIKYAGAAYLGYVGVTMLLGAVRRWRDRNDPSTPRLIDAAEPAAMRSPFRKALVISLLNPKAILFFISFFIQFVDPGYAWPALSFLLLGLIAQVTSALYLTALIFAGTFLAAQFRQRRRLAAGGTTAVAALFLAFSLKLATATAG